TCCTGGGGCTGTCTCTCTCAAAATTGAGTGCTGTTTGCCCTGTCAGAACCAGGGGGGTCGCAGGGGGTGTGGGCAGCTGGCCCCGGCTGACTAGGCCTCGGTGGTGTTTGTCTCTCTGTAGAGCGTGGATCACCATGACGAGGCCGGAGAGTCGGAGATGAGAAGGACCTCAAACTCGTGCATCGTCGAGAACGGGCACCAGCCTGGGGCAGGTAGGGCTGGCGGCAGAGGAGAGCGGGCTGGGTAGCTTTGGGGTCAGGGCTTCAGCCATGCCTCTGGGCCAGGCCACCCTTTGTCAGGGATGGAGGGCTTGAGCCTAAACCCCAGCGGGTGGGGAGGCTGCCAGGAGAGCAGCCTCATTCAGTGTGAAGTAGAACTGTgtaaacacagaagaaaatgagagatCTCGGAAGGTGGTGAGCTTCCCTGTTTCTGGAGGAATGCAAGCAGGGGCTGAGGAATCGTCCAAGCACTGAACAGGGTAGAAAGTGGACTGATAGGTGACTATTTATTGAAGTATCTATGAGGGAAATTTGGAGCAGACGCCAGCTCTGGTTGGAGCAGCGAGACGTCCGTAGCAGGGGGAGGTCAGGGAGGCTGGAGTGGTCAGcgaggccttcctggaggaggtgggaggaaggttCACAGAGACTGGAGTCCTCCTGGGAGGGTCTGAGGTCCCTGTGGATGCCACGGCTGACACCCCCAACCCTGCTGGTCCCATGTTCCAGGTCCAGGTGATGGACCCCCTGAGACCACCCAAACTGTCCCGGCACCAGAACCCCCCAAGCCTCGCCCTGCGAGCCTCTCCTTGCGGCTGCCTCACCAGCCAGTCACGGCTATCATGCGAGTCTCCGAGAGGTTCTCTGGGGAGACGTCAGCCGCAACTCTCTCGCCCACGTCTGCCGCCGTCCTGGGGGGCCTCAGCCCCAGCGAGGCCACCACACCCTGGACTCCCAGTCCCACTGGTAGGAGCAGGAGGGCATGGCCTCAAACtggggggggagggcaggggctgggggcagttGACAAGAGACTCAGGAAACCTGGGCAAGCCCCAGCCCCCCTCTGCTGTCACTGCGACCCCCTTCCCTAGCTCATCTGCTCCATCAGATGGGGCTCATCTTTCCCGACCCCTCCCCCCAGAGATGCTGTAAAGTAGCCTCGTCCCCCACGGGAGACGACTGTGGCTTTTACTGCAGGTCGAGGCTGTGGTTAGAAGGTGGCCTCTTACCCTGCACACTTTGGCGTGGTCCCCGGGGCCTGTCTTGGGCCTGGGGTCAGGCCTCAGTGGTGTGTCCTGGGGTTAGGCTGCGTGGATTTCCAGAATGAGGGCTCGGGAACAAAGTGTTTGCTGGATACGTAGCACAAGAGGCCCTGGGCTCTGTGCTCTCAaaagcagggctgggggcgggggacgCTTTAAAAGGCCTCTTTTATGTCATTGCTGTATGTTCCCAGCATCCTTTCTCCTCAACTGTTGGCCGAGGCAGGGCCAGCTTAGCCCAGgggtcctgcccctgccctgagTGACGCTGGGTAAACGGCACAGGGCCAGTTCAGAGGAAGGGAGGCTGGCAGTGGTGACCCTCCCCGAGGCCAGGGTTTGTTATTTCTCTCCCTTGCTTTGTCCCGAAGAGACGAATTCTTCTCTCCCACGGTCTTTATCCAGCTCTGGCTACGGGGCAGTGACGGCCAGCAGGAACAATGGCAGGTGAGTCGGGGCCCCAGTCCCCGGTCGGGGGAGGTCAGCCCTCCCCAGGCAGCGTCTGGACTTTGCCTTGAACTCGGGCTGCCCGGGCCCCTGCAGGGAGCTCCCTTGCTGACCCAGGATGAGGCACCCTCCTGGGCTAGGTTCCAAGGGAGAGCAGCGTCAATGGGTGGGGTTTGAGCAGAGGACATGAGGCCGCAGGGCTAGGTGGAGGGTTTTGTTTGgagagtatatatatacatagggCCTCGGGCTGGTTTCTCTTAGGACCCTTGAAAGGAAGTCTGTGCAAAGATTGGAGGGGGTGTCTCAGTCCCCACAGGAGGATGGAGCGTGGGGCAATCTCCCACTTTCCTCTCCACCCATCCTGCTTTCCGCCCGCGGCTGAGGACGTCTCTAGGCTGGGGCAGGTCTGCTGCCTCCTAGCCTGTGGTTGTCCCCATGCTCCCCCAGGCCCACTGGATTGTGATCGGAGCTGGGGATAGAGGCTGGCTTGGCTTTTGTCCCCCCTTTCAGTAATAAAAGGAGAATTGTGGCTTTCTGGAAAACTGTTGCAGGGGAGAAACAAAGGGGGTCTTTTTCGTGGTGGTGAGGAGGGGGCCTGGTCCTGGTGAGGCCGGTTCTGTGTACACCTCCCGCGAGGAggatgcccccacccccaccccgctcagCCCAGGCACGGACACCTGCGAGGGGTGACGATGCTCAGAGAGGGGCCCGCTGCCGGCCAGGCCTGCCTCGGACAGCAGCTCAGTTTGGAAAAGCTGCAGAACCGGTTGGGGACTAGAGCAAGTGGTGCTTCCTCCCTGCCTGTAGCCCGGTTGCTGCCTCGGTCTACACTCAGCGGGGTGGGGGACCCGGGGCCCAGGTGAGCTAGGGATGGGCGGGCCTGTGTTCCTAACTCCGTGCTTCTCTCCTCAGCCCACCTCTGGTGACGCCACCCGAGTCTCTCCCATCCCCGCAGCCGCCAGCCACGACCCAGGCCCATCGGCAGGGGGAGCGTCGCCGGGAGCTGGTGAGGTCGCAGACGCTGCCCCGCACCTCGGGGGCGCAGGCCCGGAAGGCGTTATTTGAGAAATGGGAGCAGGATACAGCTGGCAAGTACGGATGCtctcaccccccgccccccagaccAGTCTGGGCCCCCAGAGTAGGCCTGGGCCCAGACTAGGGTCAGGCAGGTACAGTGCGGGGGCAGTTCCCCAAGATGTGACCTCTTGGACAAGACACAAGGTCAGGGCCAGCTTACGGAGCAGctgtggggagaagaggagggggcagggggccagGCAAGGCCTGGGGAGAGCCTAGACCCCCTTCCCGAGTCCTGGAGGGGCCCCAGCTTGCCCTCACACCCCACATTCCTCACCCAACTGGAGAAGTTGGTTTCAGGGGCGTgactggagaggccacagggcCGTCACTGGGATGCCCAGCAGTAGCTGGAGGTGACACAGCGAGACCAGCCCCCTATGAAGCCCCACCCCTGCTCCAGATGAGACCCACCTCTGCACGCAGTTTATCCAGCGCTCCTGTCCGCGGGTGGTGCTGATGCCTGTTGCTTGTGGGGTGCGGCCCAGGCATATTTGATGATGACCACCCCCAGTCCCGCTCCCAAGGCTCTGACTCTAGTGAGTCAGAAGGGACACCCAGGAAGTGTCCCGCTGACCCGGACAACCTGTTCTTGGCCATTAAGGAGTGTCCTTGGGGCCCAGAGGAAGAAACCGTTGCTCCAGGCTAGGAAAGAGGGCGGCCCCAGAGGGAGGCTcagaggaggggtgggatgaaggGAAGCGGGGAGTGTGCTCCAGGCAGACGGCAGCGGACGTGCGGCCTCAGGTCCTCTGCCCCAGGATTGCCCATGTGGGAAGTAAACAGGGGACATGGAGGCTGGAAGGGATCTGCTCATAGCCAGACTCCATCAAGGGAGGCTGTGCCCTGGGATGGGGGGCTCATGCCTAGACGTGGGTGTGGGGCTCATGCTACCTGGGTGAGCAAGGTGCGGCACGTTCTCCGGAGTAGATTGGCAAGCCGAGGggcagccccccagccccccagcaggCCTGCCCTCTCTCTGCAGGGGGAAGGGGTGAGACCCGGACGAAGCTGAAGCGCTCGCAGAGCTTCGGCGTGGCCAGCGCCAGCAGCATCAAGCAGATCCTGCTCGAGTGGTGCCGCAACAAGACGCTCGGCTACCAGGTGAGCCTGGCCCAGCTGCCGGGACCCTGGCCAGAGGTGGGAGTGGGCACCGCCCCCCCCCACTCTTGTTCCCTTGGCCGGGGACGGGAGCCCCAGTCTGGGGCGGAGGGGTAGGAGCTGGAGAAACTGTACCCTCCCGATCGGTCCCCAGCCACTGCAGGTGGAGTCCAGCAGGCACGGCTTGTTGCTGAGCTGGGTAGATggtgggcctggggaggggctgggaggaccTGCTTGTGGGAGCGAATCAGGTGGAGGGGCTGAGGCCAGCGCTGTGCTCCCCCTTACCTCCCTGCGTTGGCCTCGCAGCACGTGGACCTGCAGAACTTCTCCTCCAGCTGGAGCGACGGGATGGCCTTCTGCGCCCTGGTGCACTCCTTCTTCCCCGATGCCTTCGACTACAGTGCCCTGAGCCCCGCGCAGCGGCGGCAGAACTTTGAGCTGGCCTTCACCATGGCCGAGTGAGTATGGCGGGTCCCCTGGCTGCCAGCCCCTCCCAGTCCCCAAGCCCGAGTTCTGCCCTGCGTCCAGCACAGGGGCTGGCAGGACGGGGGCAGCTGTCCGCAGACCTGAGAGCCTTGAGGCCACCCAGTCTGTCGCCTCCCGTATAGATGGAGAGACTATGGCCAGGAAGGGGGGATTTTCTACTCAGTAGTAGAGCCAGGCTCTCTTCTCTTCTCGTGCACCTGCCCTCTTGGCTGGTACCCGGCCTCTGGTGTGCGGTCTGCCAGACCAGCCACAGACAAAGTGCAAGGGGCAGTAGGACAGGGTCTGCCGGAGCACTGAGCCTGTCCTCTCCAGGCTGGTGAGAGATACAGTTGCTTGGGAGAGCCCAGCAGCTGATCAGCAGGAAACTGAATAATATCTGACTTCTCCAGTAGGTACACTTTGCTTCCCTAAATGTCGTAAAAGCGTTTGATATGAAATTGCCTACCTTCTTAAGACCTGCTCATAGAGAGAAGATTGGGTGACGGGTGATTCTGGGTTCAGGAGGTGCTCGGGGAGCTTGGCATTTGGTCATAGGCTGAGGGCTACCCCCAGTGCCTCAGGGGggtgtcaaagagtgctctggtGAAGGTGCCTTCAAACTGAGTAGGCAGGAGGGTTTAACAAAGGGCTTCCTTGCAAACGTGTGGGGCAGGAGTGAACGATGAGCCAGGCGCCGTGGGGTACCCTCGGGCTGGGGAGAACAGCTGTGCGGAGAGGGCTGGCTGATAGGAGCTGTACTTTGGGGCAGTGGTGCGACCAGCTCACAGTGACCCGGCAGGAAGGGAGCTGAGGGAGTAAACCCTccgccctcccccacctcctaccCTCAATGCCAGGGGCCTCACGTGGGCTGGACACggaaggcagagggcaggggagctATTGCTGCGGTCCATAGAGTCCGTGCCCCCGGTCCAGAGCAGGCACGGGGCAGAGATGAGGGTGTTGAGGGCTGCCTGTTGCTGGGCTTTGTGGAATTAGGGGGAGGAAGGTCAGAGGGCAGGAGGACCTCCCCAGAGCTGAGTTTCCTGGAgggaacatttttcattttctcctggcCACCCACCTTTGTGCCTGGTGGAGTGAGCCTCTGGCCACCCGTGTGTGCCTGACCCCCCTCGTGTCTTGTCCACGACCCCGGTGCCCACGTCCGGGAGGTGCTCTCACGTGCTGGTGGAGCTGGAAGAGCCCTCCCTGAAGCCTGGCCTGCCCACCGCCCCCACCCCGAGTCTGTTCCACCCCACACCTGGCCCCAAGCCCGGCCGGGGAAGGAGTTGGAGCTCACAGGTTACAGCCCCGTGCCCGGGACTGCGGGTCTCACTCTAGGGGCAGAACGGAGACCCTGACTTGTTGGCGTGCCGGCGTTGCCCCTGTGGTGTTGTCTCGGATGACCTGCGTTGGCCTCTCGGCCCCGTGGGGTCGTAAGAACTCCTTGTATACTTTGGAAGCCGTCTCTTCCCTGGCTGTTTAGGATTAGCTGTCGTCCTAATTGCGGAAACAGCTTTGGGCAGAGCGTGTTACACAACCGAATCCAGACGATGCTGAAGTAGCGCCAAGTGTAACGGCTCGATGTTGAGGAGGGGGCGCCTCCCCAGCTGCTTGGAAGCCCAGAAAGGGTGACTGTCGAAAAGCAGATGGTCAGAGTGTACAGGGCCCGGGCTCTGATGTGGGCACCCaagaccaccccccaccccgccaccgcTGGGTGTGGCCACACTTGTCTGACAGTTTTTCTCCATCGAGTCCAGTGGGCCTGGCGGTGCCCGCTCAAGCCCCGGCCACCTTGGTCACCCTCAGCCCTGGACCAGGCTGGGCTGTGGCAGGAGAGGGGTGCCCTGGGCCCCAGGATGATGGCCCTGCACCCCAGCTCGCAGGGAACGTAACTTCCCTTGGCGACCGGAGCCAGAGCCATTCGTGGCTGTGCTTTCCCAGCACGAGGTGTGAGCTCAGAGAGCCTCCAGACTCCAACCAGATGTTTCTTCTACTCCCACATTGGGGTTGGGGCGTGGGAGCCTGCTTCAGGCtgtacctccctcccacccagagcAAAGGACGTGGTAAAAACGGGGCCCCGCCTTCCTGCCGCCTGAGCCGCTCCCAGctagctggggaggggaggggagggtgggcttCGGGCCCCTGAGATGAGTTCTGGCTTATCTGCTGACTCAAGAGAGGGCCCGGAGGGGCGCCCACAGCCGGCCTGAGGGGGAGGAAGGTGCCTCCCCTCCTGAGTCATCCGGGAACTCAGCTCACAGGTACGTGGGGGACAGGGCTGGGAGGGTGGGCCTGCCTGCCCAAGGCCTCCTGGGAGGATGGCAGCTGGGCTCACCTAGTTTCTTGGACAATAAGCTGGTTAGAACAGCTGGAAAGAAGGCACAGGGACACCTACTTGAGGATACTGGCTACCAGTGTCTTAACAGACACTCCTTAGTTTTGCCAGCAAAAGCCAAGCAGACACGCGGGGCTGGGGGAAAGCCCTCAAGGGCCACGCAGGCAGCAGAAAGGCAGTTTGCGGTGGGCGGTGTAGGGTGACGGGAGCCTGGGCTCTGATGAAGGAACAGCCTTTGGAAAGGAAAAGCAGCCGTGGACAGGGCCCCTGCACATCAGGAAGGAGAAGCTTCCAGACCCTTCGGCGAGCAAGGGGCCTTAAAAGCACAGAGACGCATCTAGAACCTGGGGAGTAAGAGGGGTTTGTGATGCCCCTCCCCCTGATAGTTTACCTCCCCAAAGATTCCCCGGGGCCTAATCTGTGTGAGAGATGCGGTGTCGACAACACAGTGAGCTCCCCTCCTCGGACAGGTGTTGGGGGCTTGGAAAGCGGGAGGACCAGCTCCTGTGGTGGGTGGTTCCCGCCGAGATGGAGAGTGCGGTGTAGGCCCGGGGCCGGCCAGTGTAGCTGAGGATCCCGCTTGCCCTGCGGGGAATGTGTCCTACTCTCAGGTTACAGCCCAGCTGAAGGAGCTTCCAGGCTATTTGTAGTGCCCATGTGTCTCTAAAACCAGATAGGAGGCTGTAGTCCGAGCCCTGGCATCCCAGGCTGCATTTAGAGAAGGcttagacaaataaaaataaccccTCAGGCACCTCCTCCACCTGCCTGCCCGACAGGCTAGCCCTGTAGTGACGGAGATCACAATAGGAGAGTAGTAGGAGAAAATCCTCTAACCCTTTTTTAACCCCAAACAAGGTGGGGCTAATTCATCTAAAATTGGTAGTAGGCAAACGATAGCTCTGGTTCTTGCTGCGTAGTGACATTTGAAAT
Above is a genomic segment from Phocoena sinus isolate mPhoSin1 chromosome 20, mPhoSin1.pri, whole genome shotgun sequence containing:
- the SMTNL2 gene encoding LOW QUALITY PROTEIN: smoothelin-like protein 2 (The sequence of the model RefSeq protein was modified relative to this genomic sequence to represent the inferred CDS: inserted 1 base in 1 codon; deleted 1 base in 1 codon) — its product is MEPAPDAEEARTVREALGRYEAALEGAVRALHEDMXGLQRGVEQRVAEALHLADRWRATVTELQRDNQRLQAQLERLTRQVEALGLTTGLAPAPGTPSPPPAPGVPDRAPRLGTARFASHATFSLSGRGQSVDHHDEAGESEMRRTSNSCIVENGHQPGAGPGDGPPETTQTVPAPEPPKPRPASLSLRLPHQPVTAIMRVSERFSGETSAATLSPTSAAVLGGLSPSEATTPWTPSPTETNSSLPRSLSSSGYGAVTASRNNGSPPLVTPPESLPSPQPPATTQAHRQGERRRELVRSQTLPRTSGAQARKALFEKWEQDTAAGRGRGETRTKLKRSQSFGVASASSIKQILLEWCRNKTLGYQHVDLQNFSSSWSDGMAFCALVHSFFPDAFDYSALSPAQRRQNFELAFTMAENLANCERLIEVEDMMVMGRKPDPMCVFTYVQSLYNHLRRFE